The following are from one region of the Quercus robur chromosome 1, dhQueRobu3.1, whole genome shotgun sequence genome:
- the LOC126725089 gene encoding protein argonaute 4 isoform X2, translating to MDSFEPDGNGVANGNGATNGNGAQEALPPPPPVIPPNVVPVRAEGDQPPEPVKKKVTRVPIARRGLANKGQKIQLLTNHFKVGVNNVDGHFFHYSVSLAYEDGRPVDGKGVGRKVIDRVQETYDTELAGKDFAYDGEKSLFTVGPLPRNKLEFTVVLEDVISNRNNGNSSPNGHGSPNEGDRKRMRRPYQSKTFKVEISFAAKIPMQAIANALRGQESENSQEALRVLDIILRQHAAKQGCLLVRQSFFHNDPKNFADVGGGVLGCRGFHSSFRTSQGGLSLNIDVSTTMIIQPGPVVDFLIANQNVRDPFSLDWSKAKRTLKNLRIKTSPANQEFKITGLSEKTCKDQMFTLKQRGNDADGEPQTIEVTVYDYFVNHRGIELRYSGDLPCINVGKPKRPTFFPLELCSLVSLQRYTKALSTLQRASLVEKSRQKPQERMKVLSEALKCNNYDSEPLLRSCGISISTSFTQVDGRVLPAPRLKVGNGEDFFPRNGRWNFNNKKLVQPTKIERWAVVNFSARCDTQSLVRDLIKCGDLKGIVVSSRQWPLISKYRASVRTQSPKVEMIDSLFKKTSETEDDGIMRELLLDFYTSSGKRKPDQIIIFRDGVSESQFNQVLNIELDQIIESCKFLDEKWNPKFVVIVAQKNHHTKFFQPGSPDNVPPGTVIDNKVCHPRNNDFYLCAHAGMIGTTRPTHYHVLLDDVGFSADDLQELVHSLSYVYQRSTTAISVVAPICYAHLAATQMGQFMKFEELSETSSSHGGVTSAGAVPVPQLPRLQENVCNSMFFC from the exons ATGGATTCATTTGAGCCAGATGGTAATGGAGTAGCAAATGGGAATGGAGCAACAAATGGGAATGGAGCACAGGAGGCATTGCCACCTCCTCCCCCTGTTATTCCTCCAAATGTTGTTCCAGTCCGCGCAGAAGGAGACCAACCTCCTGAACCAGTTAAGAAAAAGGTTACGCGAGTTCCCATTGCTAGGCGTGGTCTTGCAAACAAAGGACAGAAGATACAACTGCTTACTAATCACTTCAAAGTTGGGGTCAATAATGTTGATGGCCATTTCTTCCATTATAGT GTTTCTTTGGCCTACGAAGATGGTCGCCCTGTTGATGGTAAAGGTGTTGGTAGAAAAGTGATTGATAGGGTGCAGGAGACTTATGATACTGAGTTAGCTGGAAAGGACTTTGCTTATGATGGGGAGAAGAGTTTGTTCACTGTTGGTCCACTTCCCCGCAACAAGCTTGAGTTTACTGTTGTACTTGAGGATGTCATATCAAACAG AAATAATGGAAACAGTAGCCCTAACGGTCACGGAAGTCCTAATGAGGGTGACCGAAAGAGGATGAGGCGTCCTTATCAGTCAAAGACATTCAAAGTGGAGATTAGCTTTGCTGCAAAAATTCCCATGCAGGCCATTGCAAATGCCCTAAGGGGTCAAGAATCAGAGAACTCACAAGAAGCCCTAAGAGTGTTGGATATTATATTGAGGCAGCATGCAGCTAAACA GGGCTGCCTGCTTGTTCGTCAATCTTTCTTTCACAATGATCCAAAAAATTTTGCAGATGTTGGAGGTGGTGTTCTTGGCTGCAGAGGATTTCATTCAAGTTTTAGAACCTCCCAGGGTGGCTTATCTCTGAATATTG ATGTATCAACTACCATGATTATACAGCCTGGACCGGTGGTGGATTTCTTAATTGCCAACCAGAATGTGAGAGATCCCTTCTCACTTGATTGGTCAAAG GCTAAACGAACACTCAAAAATCTGAGGATTAAGACGAGTCCTGCCAATCAAGAGTTCAAGATAACTGGATTGAGCGAGAAGACATGCAAAGATCAaat GTTTACACTGAAGCAGAGAGGAAATGACGCCGATGGTGAACCTCAGACGATAGAAGTGACTGTCTATGATTATTTTGTTAATCATCGTGGTATAGAATTGCGATATTCTGGAGATCTACCATGTATTAATGTTGGGAAGCCAAAGCGCCCAACTTTCTTCCCTCTTGAG ctttGTTCATTGGTGTCCTTGCAACGTTACACAAAAGCTTTATCCACTCTTCAAAGAGCTTCACTAGTGGAAAAATCAAGGCAAAAGCCACAAGAGAGGATGAAGGTTTTGTCTGAG GCTTTGAAATGTAACAATTATGATTCTGAACCTTTGCTACGTTCATGTGGCATTTCAATCAGTACTAGCTTCACTCAAGTTGATGGCCGTGTTCTGCCAGCCCCAAGG TTGAAAGTGGGCAATGGAGAGGATTTCTTTCCTAGGAATGGTAGATGGAACTTCAATAATAAg AAATTAGTGCAGCCAACAAAGATTGAACGCTGGGCTGTAGTGAACTTCTCAGCGCGTTGTGATACACAAAGTCTTGTACGGGATCTAATTAAATGCGGAGATCTGAAAGGAATT GTGGTCAGCTCAAGGCAGTGGCCATTGATTTCTAAATATAGGGCATCTGTTCGGACACAGTCCCCGAAGGTTGAAATGATAGATTCCTTATTTAAGAAAACATCTGAAACTGAAGATGACGGCATAATGAG GGAGCTTCTGCTGGACTTCTATACAAGTTCAGGGAAAAGAAAACCAGATCAGATTATCATATTCAG GGATGGAGTCAGTGAATCGCAATTCAACCAAGTGTTGAACATTGAACTGGATCAAATCATTGAG TCCTGCAAGTTTCTCGATGAGAAGTGGAACCCAAAGTTTGTGGTAATTGTTGCACAGAAAAACCACCATACGAAATTCTTCCAGCCTGGATCTCCTGATAATGTTCCACCTG GAACTGTTATAGATAACAAAGTTTGTCATCCACGAAACAATGATTTCTACCTATGTGCACATGCTGGAATGATT GGTACCACGAGGCCTACGCATTACCATGTCCTGTTAGATGATGTTGGTTTTTCAGCAGATGATCTACAGGAACTTGTGCATTCCCTGTCATATGT GTACCAGAGAAGCACCACTGCCATTTCTGTAG TTGCTCCTATATGTTATGCACACTTGGCAGCCACCCAAATGGGACAGTTCATGAAATTTGAGGAGTTATCTGAGACATCCTCAAGCCATGGTGGAGTGACTTCTGCTGGAGCTGTTCCTGTCCCGCAACTTCCCAGATTGCAGGAGAACGTGTGCAACTCGATGTTCTTTTGTTGA
- the LOC126725089 gene encoding protein argonaute 4 isoform X1, producing MDSFEPDGNGVANGNGATNGNGAQEALPPPPPVIPPNVVPVRAEGDQPPEPVKKKVTRVPIARRGLANKGQKIQLLTNHFKVGVNNVDGHFFHYSVSLAYEDGRPVDGKGVGRKVIDRVQETYDTELAGKDFAYDGEKSLFTVGPLPRNKLEFTVVLEDVISNRNNGNSSPNGHGSPNEGDRKRMRRPYQSKTFKVEISFAAKIPMQAIANALRGQESENSQEALRVLDIILRQHAAKQGCLLVRQSFFHNDPKNFADVGGGVLGCRGFHSSFRTSQGGLSLNIDVSTTMIIQPGPVVDFLIANQNVRDPFSLDWSKAKRTLKNLRIKTSPANQEFKITGLSEKTCKDQMFTLKQRGNDADGEPQTIEVTVYDYFVNHRGIELRYSGDLPCINVGKPKRPTFFPLELCSLVSLQRYTKALSTLQRASLVEKSRQKPQERMKVLSEALKCNNYDSEPLLRSCGISISTSFTQVDGRVLPAPRLKVGNGEDFFPRNGRWNFNNKKLVQPTKIERWAVVNFSARCDTQSLVRDLIKCGDLKGIQIDAPFDVFQENPQNRRAPPMARVEKMFEDIQSKLPGAPQFLLCLLPERKNSDLYGPWKRKNLAEYGIVTQCIAPTRVNDQYLTNVLLKINAKMGGLNSLLAVEHTPSIPLVSKAPTIILGMDVSHGSPGQSDVPSIAAVVSSRQWPLISKYRASVRTQSPKVEMIDSLFKKTSETEDDGIMRELLLDFYTSSGKRKPDQIIIFRDGVSESQFNQVLNIELDQIIESCKFLDEKWNPKFVVIVAQKNHHTKFFQPGSPDNVPPGTVIDNKVCHPRNNDFYLCAHAGMIGTTRPTHYHVLLDDVGFSADDLQELVHSLSYVYQRSTTAISVVAPICYAHLAATQMGQFMKFEELSETSSSHGGVTSAGAVPVPQLPRLQENVCNSMFFC from the exons ATGGATTCATTTGAGCCAGATGGTAATGGAGTAGCAAATGGGAATGGAGCAACAAATGGGAATGGAGCACAGGAGGCATTGCCACCTCCTCCCCCTGTTATTCCTCCAAATGTTGTTCCAGTCCGCGCAGAAGGAGACCAACCTCCTGAACCAGTTAAGAAAAAGGTTACGCGAGTTCCCATTGCTAGGCGTGGTCTTGCAAACAAAGGACAGAAGATACAACTGCTTACTAATCACTTCAAAGTTGGGGTCAATAATGTTGATGGCCATTTCTTCCATTATAGT GTTTCTTTGGCCTACGAAGATGGTCGCCCTGTTGATGGTAAAGGTGTTGGTAGAAAAGTGATTGATAGGGTGCAGGAGACTTATGATACTGAGTTAGCTGGAAAGGACTTTGCTTATGATGGGGAGAAGAGTTTGTTCACTGTTGGTCCACTTCCCCGCAACAAGCTTGAGTTTACTGTTGTACTTGAGGATGTCATATCAAACAG AAATAATGGAAACAGTAGCCCTAACGGTCACGGAAGTCCTAATGAGGGTGACCGAAAGAGGATGAGGCGTCCTTATCAGTCAAAGACATTCAAAGTGGAGATTAGCTTTGCTGCAAAAATTCCCATGCAGGCCATTGCAAATGCCCTAAGGGGTCAAGAATCAGAGAACTCACAAGAAGCCCTAAGAGTGTTGGATATTATATTGAGGCAGCATGCAGCTAAACA GGGCTGCCTGCTTGTTCGTCAATCTTTCTTTCACAATGATCCAAAAAATTTTGCAGATGTTGGAGGTGGTGTTCTTGGCTGCAGAGGATTTCATTCAAGTTTTAGAACCTCCCAGGGTGGCTTATCTCTGAATATTG ATGTATCAACTACCATGATTATACAGCCTGGACCGGTGGTGGATTTCTTAATTGCCAACCAGAATGTGAGAGATCCCTTCTCACTTGATTGGTCAAAG GCTAAACGAACACTCAAAAATCTGAGGATTAAGACGAGTCCTGCCAATCAAGAGTTCAAGATAACTGGATTGAGCGAGAAGACATGCAAAGATCAaat GTTTACACTGAAGCAGAGAGGAAATGACGCCGATGGTGAACCTCAGACGATAGAAGTGACTGTCTATGATTATTTTGTTAATCATCGTGGTATAGAATTGCGATATTCTGGAGATCTACCATGTATTAATGTTGGGAAGCCAAAGCGCCCAACTTTCTTCCCTCTTGAG ctttGTTCATTGGTGTCCTTGCAACGTTACACAAAAGCTTTATCCACTCTTCAAAGAGCTTCACTAGTGGAAAAATCAAGGCAAAAGCCACAAGAGAGGATGAAGGTTTTGTCTGAG GCTTTGAAATGTAACAATTATGATTCTGAACCTTTGCTACGTTCATGTGGCATTTCAATCAGTACTAGCTTCACTCAAGTTGATGGCCGTGTTCTGCCAGCCCCAAGG TTGAAAGTGGGCAATGGAGAGGATTTCTTTCCTAGGAATGGTAGATGGAACTTCAATAATAAg AAATTAGTGCAGCCAACAAAGATTGAACGCTGGGCTGTAGTGAACTTCTCAGCGCGTTGTGATACACAAAGTCTTGTACGGGATCTAATTAAATGCGGAGATCTGAAAGGAATT CAAATAGATGCTCCATTCGATGTGTTTCAAGAGAATCCTCAGAATAGACGCGCTCCACCCATGGCCAGAGTGGAGAAGATGTTTGAGGATATACAATCAAAACTTCCTGGTGCTCCACAGTTTCTTCTATGCTTGCTTCCTGAGAGAAAAAACTCCGATCTTTATG GTCCATGGAAGCGAAAGAATCTAGCTGAGTATGGAATAGTCACTCAGTGCATTGCTCCTACTAGGGTTAATGACCAATATCTTACCAATGTTCTTTTGAAGATCAATGCAAAG ATGGGTGGTTTGAATTCATTACTAGCTGTTGAACACACTCCTTCAATCCCATTGGTTTCCAAGGCTCCCACCATCATACTTGGGATGGATGTGTCTCATGGCTCTCCTGGGCAGTCTGATGTACCATCAATTGCTGCG GTGGTCAGCTCAAGGCAGTGGCCATTGATTTCTAAATATAGGGCATCTGTTCGGACACAGTCCCCGAAGGTTGAAATGATAGATTCCTTATTTAAGAAAACATCTGAAACTGAAGATGACGGCATAATGAG GGAGCTTCTGCTGGACTTCTATACAAGTTCAGGGAAAAGAAAACCAGATCAGATTATCATATTCAG GGATGGAGTCAGTGAATCGCAATTCAACCAAGTGTTGAACATTGAACTGGATCAAATCATTGAG TCCTGCAAGTTTCTCGATGAGAAGTGGAACCCAAAGTTTGTGGTAATTGTTGCACAGAAAAACCACCATACGAAATTCTTCCAGCCTGGATCTCCTGATAATGTTCCACCTG GAACTGTTATAGATAACAAAGTTTGTCATCCACGAAACAATGATTTCTACCTATGTGCACATGCTGGAATGATT GGTACCACGAGGCCTACGCATTACCATGTCCTGTTAGATGATGTTGGTTTTTCAGCAGATGATCTACAGGAACTTGTGCATTCCCTGTCATATGT GTACCAGAGAAGCACCACTGCCATTTCTGTAG TTGCTCCTATATGTTATGCACACTTGGCAGCCACCCAAATGGGACAGTTCATGAAATTTGAGGAGTTATCTGAGACATCCTCAAGCCATGGTGGAGTGACTTCTGCTGGAGCTGTTCCTGTCCCGCAACTTCCCAGATTGCAGGAGAACGTGTGCAACTCGATGTTCTTTTGTTGA
- the LOC126725118 gene encoding lamin-like protein has protein sequence MHVNVLLEPFCKDLCSWRIRLLKMENFRKVVLCLIVIMMGIFSANCRDPVLHRIGGGRYTWAPNINFTDWSSREQFFVGDWLYFGFDKHLYNVLEVNKTSYEKCIDKGFMKNITRGGRDVFNLTEARPYYFLSGRGYCFKGMKVEILVHNYQAPPAVPIVVHKTSDADIGRNNIQLELIATALVWTFLFKYI, from the exons ATGCATGTGAATGTGCTTCTTGAACCCTTCTGCAAGGACTTGTGCTCTTGGAGAATTAGGCTGTTGAAAATGGAGAATTTTAGGAAAGTGGTTTTGTGCTTGATTGTCATTATGATGGGTATATTTTCCGCAAATTGCAGAGACCCAGTACTCCACAGGATTGGAGGTGGAAGATACACTTGGGCACCCAACATTAACTTCACAGATTGGTCGAGCCGCGAGCAGTTCTTTGTGGGTGACTGGCTCT ACTTTGGGTTTGATAAGCACCTCTACAATGTTTTGGAGGTGAACAAGACTAGCTATGAAAAGTGCATTGACAAAGGCTTCATGAAGAATATCACAAGGGGCGGTCGCGATGTGTTCAATCTCACAGAGGCAAGACCATATTACTTCCTCAGCGGAAGAGGATATTGCTTCAAGGGAATGAAAGTTGAAATTCTGGTTCACAATTACCAAGCCCCACCAGCAGTGCCAATTGTAGTGCATAAAACTTCAGACGCAGATATCGGCAGAAACAACATTCAACTTGAGCTAATAGCCACCGCACTAGTCTGGACTTTCCTCTTCAAATACATATAA